A single Buteo buteo chromosome 17, bButBut1.hap1.1, whole genome shotgun sequence DNA region contains:
- the PRKAG1 gene encoding 5'-AMP-activated protein kinase subunit gamma-1, with protein sequence MEDPGPGPGPTAESPVELSPPGLEGEPHHGAYTTFMKSHRCYDLIPTSSKLVVFDTSLQVKKAFFALVTNGVRAAPLWDSKKQSFVGMLTITDFINILHRYYKSPMVQIYELEEHKIETWREVYLQDSFKPLVCISPNASLFDAVSSLIRNKIHRLPVIDPDSGNTLYILTHKRILKFLKLFIAEVPKPEFMAKTLEELRIGTYNNIAVVRTSTPIYVALGIFVQHRVSALPVVDESGRVVDIYSKFDVINLAAEKTYNNLDVTVTRALQHRSHYFEGVLKCYKHETLETIINRLVEAEVHRLVVVDESDVVKGIVSLSDILQALVLPQGP encoded by the exons atggag gatcccggtcccggtcccggtccgaCCGCAGAGAGCCCGGTGGAGCTGAGCCCCCCGGGGCTGGAAG GGGAGCCCCACCATGGCGCCTACACCACCTTCATGAAATCCCATCGCTGTTACGACCTGATCCCCACCAGCTCTAAGCTGGTCGTCTTTGACACTTCCCTGCAG GTGAAGAAGGCTTTCTTTGCGCTGGTCACCAATGGCGTGCGGGCTGCCCCACTGTGGGACAGCAAGAAGCAAAGCTTCGTGG GCATGCTGACCATCACCGACTTCATCAACATCTTGCACCGCTACTACAAGTCACCCATG GTGCAGATCTACgagctggaggagcacaaaATCGAGACGTGGAGAG AGGTCTACCTACAAGACTCCTTCAAGCCGCTGGTCTGCATTTCCCCCAATGCCAG CCTCTTTGATGCTGTCTCCTCCCTGATTCGGAACAAGATCCACCGCTTGCCCGTCATTGACCCCGATTCGGGGAACACGCTCTACATCCTCACCCACAAACGCATCCTCAAGTTCCTCAAACTCTTT ATAGCAGAGGTCCCAAAGCCTGAGTTCATGGCCAAgacgctggaggagctgcggATCGGCACCTACAACAACATCGCCGTGGTGCGGACCAGCACCCCCATCTACGTGGCGCTGGGCATCTTCGTGCAGCACCGCGTGTCCGCTCTGCCGGTCGTCGATGAGTCGG gGCGGGTGGTGGATATCTACTCCAAATTCGACGTTATT AACCTGGCAGCCGAGAAGACCTACAACAACCTGGACGTGACGGTGACGCGGGCGCTGCAGCATCGCTCCCACTACTTCGAGGGCGTCCTCAAGTGTTACAAGCACGAGACGCTGGAAACCATCATCAACCGCCTGGTAGAGGCCGAG gttCACCGGCTGGTGGTGGTGGACGAGAGCGACGTGGTCAAGGGGATTGTCTCTCTCTCGGACATCCtgcaagccctggtcctcccaCAGGGCCCCTGA